A genomic window from Prunus persica cultivar Lovell chromosome G2, Prunus_persica_NCBIv2, whole genome shotgun sequence includes:
- the LOC18786254 gene encoding probable protein phosphatase 2C 25, protein MPCALVAPNSPIFSPSKIPSIFFRSSSLSSPSSCSSPRVLHGPPPTPSRSSSSTAPLESRFQRHVISGCKTEPSGLALKRKRPMMIDIPVAPLSFKVESPDGAERVDVVEVEEDGYSVYCKRGRRGPMEDRYSAVVDLRDDSRQAFFGVFDGHGGAKAAEFAAKNMDRNIKDRLTCGSEEKIMEAVKDGYLTTDVDFLKENVGSGACCVTALMQKGNLVVSNAGDCRAVMSRGGVAEALTSDHHPSRVDERARIETTGGYVDCCRGVWRIQGSLAVSRAIGDRQLKQWVIAEPETTILRIDPECEFLVLASDGLWDKVTNQEAVDVVRPLCVGTDKPEMFSACKKLVDLSIGRGSMDDTSVMIIQLGRFIS, encoded by the exons atgcCTTGCGCTTTGGTGGCGCCAAACTCTCCGATTTTCTCACCGTCGAAAATTCCTTCCATCTTTTTCAGATCATCATCTttatcttctccttcttcatgTTCTTCCCCTAGAGTCCTCCATGGCCCGCCTCCTACGCCGTCACGATCTTCGTCTTCGACAGCGCCTTTAGAGTCTCGGTTTCAGAGGCACGTGATAAGTGGCTGCAAGACGGAGCCTTCGGGTTTGGCtttgaagaggaagaggcCGATGATGATTGATATTCCAGTAGCGCCGTTGAGTTTCAAGGTTGAGTCGCCTGATGGAGCGGAGAGGGTGGACGTGGTGGAGGTTGAAGAGGATGGTTACTCGGTATATTGTAAGAGAGGGAGAAGGGGTCCCATGGAGGATCGCTACTCAGCTGTTGTTGATCTTCGCGATGATTCGAGACAG GCCTTCTTTGGTGTGTTTGATGGACATGGAGGGGCAAAAGCAGCCGAATTTGCAGCTAAGAACATGGATAGAAACATTAAGGATCGTTTGACCTGCGGAAGTGAAGAGAAAATCATGGAAGCAGTCAAAGATGGTTATCTAACCACTGATGTCGATTTTTTGAAGGAGAATGTTGGGAGTGGTGCATGCTGTGTGACTGCCTTAATGCAAAAGGGCAACCTTGTGGTCTCAAATGCTGGTGACTGTCGTGCCGTTATGAGCCGAGGAGGTGTTGCAGAGGCCCTTACATCTGATCATCATCCTTCTAGAGTAGACGAAAGAGCTAGGATTGAAACCACG GGTGGTTATGTAGATTGTTGCCGTGGGGTTTGGAGAATACAGGGCTCTCTTGCTGTTTCAAGAGCAATTGGAGATCGACAACTTAAGCAATGGGTGATAGCAGAACCGGAGACTACAATCTTAAGGATAGACCCTGAATGCGAGTTTTTAGTGTTAGCTTCTGATGGTCTTTGGGACAAG GTTACCAATCAGGAGGCAGTAGATGTAGTTCGCCCTTTATGCGTTGGTACCGATAAGCCAGAGATGTTTTCTGCTTGTAAGAAGCTTGTTGATCTGTCAATAGGGAGAGGTTCCATGGATGATACAAGTGTGATGATAATCCAATTAGGTCGTTTCATCTCATGA
- the LOC18786897 gene encoding em protein H5 — protein sequence MSSQQERAELDARARQGQTVVPGGTGGKTLEAQEHFAEGRSKGGQTRKEQIGHEGYQEMGRKGGLSTSDELGGELAARERIPIAESKYKTRSSLT from the exons ATGTCTTCGCAACAGGAAAGGGCTGAGCTTGACGCCAGGGCTAGGCAGGGCCAGACAGTGGTCCCTGGAGGAACTGGTGGCAAAACTCTTGAAGCCCAGGAACACTTTGCTGAAG GGAGGAGCAAAGGCGGGCAGACAAGGAAGGAGCAGATAGGGCATGAAGGGTACCAGGAGATGGGTCGCAAGGGCGGGCTTAGCACATCCGACGAGCTAGGAGGAGAACTTGCGGCTCGGGAGCGAATTCCCATTGCTGAGTCTAAATACAAAACCAGATCAAGCTTGACATGA